ATATATCTTTTAGGAGCAATGCACGTGCTTCTATACTAGTAACTACTAAAGGGCAAAGATAGTCCCACCACGATAATGGAGCATGCAACGTCTTGATTAATGGGCAAGTGCATGCACTATTCCACTACACATTTTTCTCTCATACCTAACTTTATGTTTTTTACCCGGTAAGATCTCATACCTAACTTTCTATCCAGCAATAAGCGGGCGAACTTCCTTATATattgaaaaacaagattaTATGTACTCTCATATTTCTCCAAATTATGGCAACTCCACTCATCACAGCCACCCAGTGTTTTGTGTCAAAGTCCAAAGAACATGAGGAACATGTGGAGAGAACCTACCAGAGATATAGAGAGCTCATAGTCCCAACCCTTTGAAGGCATAAGGATGGTTGATGGACATGTGCACATGTACCAAGGCTATTGGTTTGAGTCCGGAATCAGCCTTGAAGGAGTGATGTACTTGCACGAACACTTTAAACCTTGACCAACCGATGCTTTCATTGCCACTCCTCCAAAATGTGGCATGACTTTGCTCAAGGCCTTGATCTTCTCAATCATGAATAGAGCAactttttttggatgaatttgaatagaGCAACTTATACTGATATAAAGGGGCATCCATTACTTAGAATTAGCGTGCATGAGTGCGTGCCTTTCTTGGACGTGCACCTGTTTAGGACAACCCCTTCAGGGACCCGGAGATCCTACCCTCACCTCGCTTGTTGTGCACTCACACCCCCTATGCCTTGTTGCCCGAAATGGCATCAGGGCGCTTGTGGTTGTCGAATCGTGCAACATTAGGAGGAAAGCAGCTCGACTGTCAGAATTTTCTCTTACAGAAGCATTTGAGTCATTCTCCCAAGGTCTGTCTCCATTTCGGGCATCAGGGCGCTTGTGGTTGTCGAATCATGCAACATTATGAGGAAAGCAGCTCGACTATCAGAATTTTCTCTTACATAAGCATTTGAGTCATTCTCCCAAGGTCTGTCTCCTTATGGACCATTCTGGGATCTAATCTTAGGATATTGGAAAGCAAGTCAAGAGTATCCTGACAAGGTATTGTTCCTAAGATATGAGGACATGAAGAGAGATTCAATATCGCATGTGAAGAGATTGGCCGAGTTCTTGGGGCATCCGTTCACCgtggaagaggaggagaaagGCATCGTGCACGAGATTCTCAAGCTGTGTAGCTTCGAGAGCATGAACAAAGCCAAGGTTCCCGAAAAAGGGAACTTTCATGAAGGACCTGCAAACCATTTCTACATTAGAAATGACGAGGTGGGAGACGCGAAGAATTATCTTATGGTGGATATGATGAGATGTCTCGACGAGATCACCGAGGAAAAGTTCAAGGGTACTGGGTTGACTATATGACAATGAACCAGGGACAATAGCTAAATAAATCTGGAGGCCGCTTGGAATCAACTTTGCCACTACTATTACCATATATGAACTCGATTCCATATTTACAATGTCATGGTGTTACTGTTATCTACAATGTCACTACGTTGTTATGGTGTTATCTGCAATGTCACAGGTTCTCTTGAATTTTATCTTTAATAGTGAATGAATCAAGACTTCTCATAATggaatattaataatttttttgcacTCGCCATGTATAAGCAAGCCCCACTTTTGGTCGACGATCCACTTCGTCTGGTTGAAGAATTGTATATAGGATGCATTATCAGACTGTTAGGTGTCCACGGGAATggaatgaaaaaaatggagTGAGTTTCGTATAGTAACATGTGATTATATTGAGATAAAAATAGCGATTTCTGGGTTGAActagaaaatatcaataactGTATTTAATTGGATgcacttatttttatttagtaggaggatacatttattttttaagatatcATTTTATACATTATTATGGTAAACGCTTTTTACACTATTTGCGAATTGCCACCTAAAAGTTTTTGGACTTGGCGGTGGGCTTATGAATTTGACAAAGCTTTGGCCTTCGTGGGCCATTTCTCCTATTAAACTTTATGTGTTTCAAGGGCTCTATTGATCGATAACACATATATCTGGACTCATTCATTCTCTGAAGTGCGAAAAATGGGTGTAAACATGGCGGTAAATGTAAAAGATACTAAAAAGTAAAGATAGATAAGAAATGTGTGTTGAGTATGTTGTCGAAGAATCTTTAGAAAGTCTTCACTTCCAGTATTTATAGGCCCTAGAACGTCCTTCATACCAAGTGATGAAAATAATCTTAACTATGAAAAATCTAGTAACGTGATACGGAAAtcacatattatatatcttaATTATTGGGATGAATAAAATCAAATCTAAGAATCGATAAGGAAAGCCAGCCCATAAATCAAGCCAATTCCCATGTCTAGAGGTCGGATCCACCCTAATAGGAATCAAATCTGTGTATTTCCGCGCTCAAGCTCTCTTGCCTTATCCTGTCCAAATGTGGGTATTGCCGTGGTTATCGGGTCGGATCCACTTGGATTCAGGTCACTCGAATCGGACTCTAACTCGATTTCCCGCCTAAAGTCATCTAACGGGCTGCCGCTATTGGGCCGTTGGGTTTCCTCTGCTGGAACTGGGTCCCAAATAAACCGGGTCTGGGCTGGAGCGAATCAAGCTGCCTCTTCCCGCATCGGGCCTTAATTAACAGCCCCACATGTCACTTTATCACCCAATCACGTGCTTATCTCCCAAACTCCACGAAGTGCAGAAAATAGATGTAAACAGCATGTGTATGGTGTCGAAATAGTCATGATGGAGGAAACTACTAAGTTCATCTGTGATCCAGCTCACTAAATCGTCTGACCGTGCTTCGATGCGTTTGCTaccttttttccccccttagTTGGTATAGGATAAGCGTTAACTTCTTAATAATTATGATGCAAAAGCATCTCAAGCTCTgtaaatattcttaatctacttatcaaaaaaaaaaaatctcaagcTCGCTCAAAATTAATGGATAATTAGGGCAAAATGCATGCGCTATGCCGCAGGCTGAAATTTTTTCGATTGATAATATCATAATTGTGATTAATGCGATGCTCGATATAATACATAACCTCTGTATAttaaaatagaattaaaatcatgaactCTTAGTTGTTAGCAAAACTTTTAACTTCTTACAAGGTATATTAGTTAATATATGTCACATGATATAAGATAGCTATACgcaaaaatcaattttaattcatatatataggctaGAGGCCCATACATATGCACACGTCCTGTAGTTCAAAGCCCAAATCCTATGGGCCCAAATGGGCCAGGCCATCAAGTCCGCACTTCGGCTAATTGCCCAATTCTAGTCTTTGTTCTTTTTAAATTCCTCATTTTCATTCTCCAGCGCGGTGCCGGGTGGGAGTGCCTTGGGCCGCATGGCACCGGGGCGGCCCTTGTCCCGTCATTGCCTGCtctgatttttatttattttttaattatggtCAAGCAACGGCTATTTTAGACGTTGGTCacgaatatttttttttaattttcaattaattcattaaaaccctataaatattataacaCATAACAAAATACTTCCCACAATCCTCCGAGTTAATATTACTCCAATCAATTCAATCTCGACGAATTTCTCAATTACCTGCAAAATTCCAACTTCtctaaaaatacaaatttctGAAATCCCGAATCTTCAAGCTCCCAAATTTCAATTCCTGAGAATTCCCCAATTTCAAAAATCCCTAATCCAAGCCTGCCTCAACTCGATGGTATCTCTTGGGATCTCTAATCCAAACCCGCctcatttaattattttcattaattttaattaattaatttaatttttctataattaaaataaattatttatattgcataatattatatttattcatttatatatttaatataaaaattgtgTAAAACATCATGGATACCCAAAGTCGATGCCTTGCACTGGAGTGGCATTTTTGAGGTGAGCGCTTCCATGGAATGGGTGCCTTACTTTTTGATGTGTAACTCAATGAGGTCCTTTTGGCACCCAAAGGAGGCACTTGCATTGTAGATGCTTTCATTTGCTTTCACGTTTCGCCTTCCTTTGTCATCTTCGTCCTCCTCCTGCTCTCACTACCTTTGCAACGTCGCTCACTTTTGTTTACGGCCATTAGCGGTTGATTGTGTCTACATGCGtaattttgttgattttgTATGCCAGTGTGATGTTCTTGTGTGTGTTGGTGTTTAGGAGGACGTAGGAATGGCACTATGTTTTTTTCTACGATTTTTGGAGTAGCATTCAAGTTTTCCTCCAATCTATTggatgcttttttttttttcatcttaaCTTTAGTATTCGGAAGTCCAATTGGAcatcgactaatccagttaaGTGGGATCGACCCACtaaaggataaaactctcacagcattaattttctccattcacaagattcaAATTCGAGACTTTGTTTAAGAGGACTAAGGCCGAATCGTTTGAACCAATTAATATTGATTattcgatttttctttttttaataattttttgttgtCCGTAGCTTGTATTAATTCTATGAATCTCTAGTGACTTAGTTGTATCTTTATTAGAAGAATATGACATACCGACACTTTCTTTTCGTAACATATTTAGTATATTAGTTTCCCATTATTTCAGGGGATCGTTTCCAATTTCATGCTTTTCCTTTGAGCAGCTTTTTCTCCCCGGAAATTTTCCTTTGGGCGAGTTATTTGTACATGTATTATTTCTTCATTTGAATAAATTAAGCTTCGATAGCACAATTATAATATACAGAGTTTAAATTGGAGAGATGTTAGTAGAAACATATTTCAAAGACACAACATCAATTGCCTATGAAAATTCTGTGGAAATAAGGAAGAATCAGGTAAGTTGTACACTAAAATTAGCCAAGTGAAGAATTTAATGCTAAGTTTCTCTCAACTTTATGCGTTTGCTCCGATAGAGTTTCAAGTGTCCCTAAAAATTTATGTAGAAGAAAACATATTCATGTAAGCTAACTCTCAGcagtcttttcttttctttttctttttcttttttcttttgccagGATAGTATTTTCTAAGAATACATATTTTCAAGTAAATCGGTCTTAGGTTCGAATCCCATTTCTTGCCTTCTTATTTTCAAGCTTCTTTCGGATTCGGTAGTTGGCAAAGGGTAGCAGCTTTTAGTCTAACCTATTTGTGGATTGGTCTATGATACATATGGTTCGAAATGCATGTTACATGAAATAAATTACTAGTAATTGTTAGCACTCCATTTTGACTCACCAGTTCATACAATGTACATCCGCAACAATCCaaactatgacttgagcatcaaTGTAGAAGAAAACTTGACAGagcagcaaattgctattcattttCAAGCCAACAGAGataggcagatgattcaagcacatgaAAGAAGAACATACATAATCATCCAGCgacatacagagcaaacaaAGAGCCTAAACAACATCCAAACCGGTGTTTTCAGAGTACATTGCCGATAGTGCTATTTTCTGCTGGTTCGCTCaaccatcagaagatagtcaatattggactccaaaaatcccttgcggcgccaaacagatgaaaagtgtctctgaacacatttcgcagatcatctgctcaACACAAAgtaattttctatatatagaaAACTTTTCCGAAGGAGTCCAGAAACACCGGTTCACCAGAGAAAAGTTAGTGCCCGATGTCAAATGCAGTCACATCCAATaattatacagagcatgagcattaCTTCAGATTGTTCTTCGGAATCACGCAGACACCTCGAATGACtcccgaacggcaaaacaagtaTACCCCTTAACGGAAAACCATATCTGGAGACTGCTCTGACAGAACATCAGCAAACCAaattagccatgcattgccccaaaaactacaGCGGATAGACGCAATTGGATAAATCAGACTGCAAtatccctttcagtttcccgagtgatCTCCGAATGATAGAAAAGAACGTTTTCAACAgaaattcataaccggaggtcctttttatggaaacttgacgccggaagGTTAGCCAATCCAGTGCCGCTTATCCCGAGGCTCActgtgaaatcctcagatgGAATCTCACAACCTGTTTAGGCCCTCAGAATAATGCTTTTAGGATCTCAGAGGTACTTTTTCAATCCTTTGGAGTCcgttctcaacgaacagagatcgTAGCGATCTCtggatcatccaagcaactcagaaagcattctgagaaattcGGCTTCGGACTCCTAAGACGTCTCTGGTTTCACAttggcaataccggcttaagggtcaattattcagtctgattgacaatgcacgtcaaaaaGACCAATACGGAatgcagatacgagatatgcATTCAGAAACGGCTAATTTTGCTCTGATCGCCTGAAACgggcaaaaccggctttcaaGCCCAAAAACCACAGAAATATTCTTCTGGGCAAAATGGACAATCTTAGGCTCGCTTGAATCGTTTTCGTGCGCACAATGACAATTCAACGTTTGTTTGAGccacgaacctcgaacacgcaatcaatcgagacccgaacttccCTCAATGACTGTGGGTTAAAGAgaatgcttgaaacccgaaacgggtcaaggaaatccacggctattcccaagaggaaagagccgagagttctttgaccttattcgggttaagaacggtctctttacctcaatgaaatccatttctcaaattttatgCAAATTGCAAAATTTCAATGCTAAccactttaaaatatttttttttaaagcaaaatgcatgaattcatgcatCGGTGACTCTTTCAAGGGTCATTTgggttccgagggtatttttgtcattttgaccaaattatccttaaCCTTCCtagacccgtcttggtcgccgtgtcatgaattgttttcattaaattaatctTTTCGGGTACTCGGActccattcagtggatcaatccatgatctgtctgattgtctgtaaccgcacatttactgcattcggcatttaattttaagctatAAATCCaccaacgggttaatcgggacgttcacatgACTAAATCATTTGACActgataagtttgcatgaattggtaatCAATTGATAACTCGTGTCgataagttgtcaaatgacgtttgttagcaccccattttggcccaccggctcccgATACAAATACTCCCGACCGAAGCTCAGGTTACTATTCGTGACCCGACAATCGGAGGCGAACGAACGGACATGGGGGCACGGACTACGGAAGAGAAGCAGGAATCGCTAGAGACGCATAGAAGGGCAATCAGGAGAACGAACGAACAgcgaaccccgaaaacagcagaggccggcactgtggcactattcatcatcagATTACAGCAGCatcagaaggtatccaatatgggactctaaaaatccctcttggtgccaaaatgaccaatggcacatccgggcacacttcagaagcaccctgcttaa
Above is a window of Punica granatum isolate Tunisia-2019 chromosome 7, ASM765513v2, whole genome shotgun sequence DNA encoding:
- the LOC116214435 gene encoding flavonol 4'-sulfotransferase-like, coding for MSACLSWTCTCLGQPLQGPGDPTLTSLVVHSHPLCLVARNGIRALVVVESCNIRRKAARLSEFSLTEAFESFSQGLSPYGPFWDLILGYWKASQEYPDKVLFLRYEDMKRDSISHVKRLAEFLGHPFTVEEEEKGIVHEILKLCSFESMNKAKVPEKGNFHEGPANHFYIRNDEVGDAKNYLMVDMMRCLDEITEEKFKGTGLTI